A region from the Stygiolobus caldivivus genome encodes:
- a CDS encoding MFS transporter, whose product MTEHRTNLIYTAIFLVLITVSSRATNNMVTTTVPLLGKYVLHFSNTVVGLLSTVIFAFTFLSTSYINPSLNATTRKRVFIISNGFIVLSLLLYYYSSPMTVWILSAVAGLAFGLVMPNLITAASLANDKKSAERLLALYSTSLSLSLIIGPALETFLLTKVGYREIFLWFIPLALIAFILSARLKFPDVKREDKGIAILRNKGFISSVLSITTYNIPFAAFTTFLAILAKERFNIPDFEAYSVFLPFFTISFLTRLSMTIKPFSNLKVPLVISIGITIIGLLGILYAPSYTAFLAVIALLGIPHGSIFPMSTIMISRATSIAERNAVNSYFLAYNNILFLAVPAIVGFISTFIGLTLTMTLLVIPVFITALMFFSKYWNDEILKG is encoded by the coding sequence ATGACCGAGCATAGGACAAATTTAATATATACCGCAATATTTCTAGTTTTAATTACAGTATCTTCAAGAGCTACGAATAATATGGTGACCACTACGGTGCCACTTTTAGGGAAATACGTGTTGCATTTCTCTAACACTGTCGTAGGTCTGTTATCCACCGTTATTTTTGCCTTTACTTTCCTATCAACTTCTTATATTAACCCGTCACTGAATGCTACGACCAGAAAACGTGTGTTCATAATCTCTAATGGGTTTATAGTTTTGTCATTACTCCTCTATTATTATTCCAGCCCTATGACTGTATGGATATTATCGGCGGTAGCTGGGCTTGCCTTCGGGCTCGTAATGCCAAACCTAATAACTGCAGCGAGTTTAGCAAACGATAAGAAATCTGCGGAAAGGCTTCTAGCACTTTATTCTACTAGTTTAAGCCTTAGCCTTATAATAGGCCCCGCATTAGAGACCTTCCTCTTGACAAAGGTAGGATATAGGGAGATATTTCTCTGGTTTATTCCGTTAGCCCTAATCGCATTTATCCTATCAGCTAGGCTAAAGTTTCCGGACGTAAAAAGGGAAGATAAAGGTATAGCGATACTACGAAACAAAGGTTTTATCTCATCAGTATTGTCAATAACTACCTATAATATACCGTTTGCAGCTTTCACGACGTTCTTAGCTATTTTAGCTAAAGAGAGGTTTAACATACCTGACTTTGAGGCTTACTCTGTTTTCCTACCGTTTTTCACAATATCTTTCCTTACAAGATTGTCAATGACAATAAAGCCGTTTAGTAACCTCAAAGTACCGCTCGTAATCTCAATTGGTATTACTATCATAGGTTTATTAGGAATACTGTACGCCCCTTCCTATACTGCTTTCTTAGCAGTTATAGCACTATTAGGTATTCCTCATGGCTCTATATTCCCTATGTCTACAATAATGATAAGTAGGGCGACAAGTATTGCTGAGAGAAATGCTGTAAATTCCTATTTCTTAGCATACAATAATATTCTGTTCCTCGCTGTCCCTGCAATAGTAGGGTTTATATCTACCTTTATCGGGTTGACATTGACTATGACGTTACTAGTGATCCCGGTATTTATAACTGCGTTAATGTTCTTCAGTAAGTACTGGAATGATGAGATTTTAAAGGGTTAA
- a CDS encoding DMT family transporter: MKLKKGIVDLVVSSFLWGTIGIAVQIGYGIGANPFQVVMMRSLVSSLFILPLVRIRRLIDFQSLLLGVIAIAFYETYIYTINYLGASLSAVFLYTAPIWVLLASIFTKNEEINAKKVIASFSVFLGVYIMYLSRITINDLYLGLASGLTYALLIVQSRRLQLKGKSNVEILASQSLWSFPFSLIFLLLDPSGFSLSSVYVGVYLSFFATLIPYYFFYRGMEKSDSITATVISTLEPVFTIILAFFILHQVLSALQLFGSFIIILSAILMSF, encoded by the coding sequence GTGAAGCTAAAGAAGGGAATAGTTGACCTAGTGGTCTCATCATTCTTATGGGGGACAATAGGTATAGCAGTCCAAATAGGTTACGGAATAGGGGCAAACCCGTTTCAGGTCGTGATGATGAGGTCCCTTGTGTCCTCACTTTTTATCCTACCCTTAGTTAGAATAAGAAGGCTTATAGATTTTCAGTCCCTTTTATTGGGTGTCATTGCCATAGCATTTTATGAAACTTATATTTATACAATAAACTATTTAGGTGCATCACTTTCAGCAGTCTTTCTATACACGGCGCCAATTTGGGTTTTGCTGGCCTCTATATTTACAAAAAATGAGGAAATAAACGCAAAAAAGGTTATTGCTAGTTTTTCAGTCTTTTTAGGCGTTTATATAATGTACCTTTCTCGGATAACAATAAACGACTTGTACTTAGGTCTAGCTTCAGGACTAACTTATGCTTTACTTATAGTCCAGTCGAGGAGGCTCCAGCTGAAGGGGAAAAGTAACGTGGAAATCTTAGCCTCACAGTCTCTCTGGAGTTTCCCCTTTTCCTTGATTTTCCTGCTTCTTGATCCTTCAGGGTTTAGTCTAAGCTCAGTCTACGTAGGTGTGTATTTATCATTTTTCGCAACCCTTATTCCGTATTATTTCTTTTATAGAGGTATGGAAAAAAGCGACTCAATAACTGCTACAGTGATTTCTACCCTAGAGCCTGTATTTACGATCATCCTAGCCTTTTTCATTTTACACCAAGTACTCTCTGCCTTACAGTTATTCGGTTCTTTTATAATAATACTATCAGCAATACTCATGTCTTTTTAA
- a CDS encoding winged helix-turn-helix transcriptional regulator produces the protein MDEIEKKILLYLFRDPFLSQRNIAKELGLTPPSLTYRIRKLQEDGVFKGYTVLVNPNFYGRYFGFVAFKNYYDYIGEGIFFKFKCLEWLNVYGIEGSSFPEIEDKIDGMKKVLGEYSLKYFPKQELITPKPYDLQIVKYFVRNPRAQSSEIAQETGLAQKLVDKRLKLLLEKGIIKLVPVIDLKRTDVVMFSMFTKRVAETRKVLDSCKILEINDGEAGIIACITDNIESVRKYVEAVRTVADKEADVMVIYDYQINSGFYL, from the coding sequence ATGGATGAGATCGAAAAGAAGATCCTACTCTACCTTTTTCGTGACCCGTTCCTGTCACAGCGCAATATAGCTAAGGAACTGGGCTTAACTCCTCCATCCTTAACATATAGGATAAGGAAGCTCCAGGAGGACGGAGTATTTAAGGGGTACACAGTTCTAGTTAATCCGAATTTTTACGGTAGATACTTTGGCTTTGTCGCATTCAAGAACTACTACGATTACATCGGAGAAGGGATTTTCTTCAAGTTCAAATGCTTAGAATGGTTAAACGTTTACGGTATAGAGGGAAGTTCTTTTCCTGAAATTGAAGATAAAATTGACGGGATGAAGAAAGTCCTTGGCGAATACTCGTTAAAGTACTTCCCCAAACAAGAGCTTATTACGCCTAAACCCTATGACCTACAAATTGTTAAGTATTTTGTAAGGAACCCTAGAGCACAAAGCTCAGAGATAGCTCAGGAAACAGGGTTAGCACAAAAGTTAGTTGATAAAAGGCTTAAACTCCTTCTTGAAAAGGGAATAATAAAATTAGTACCGGTAATAGACCTAAAAAGGACAGACGTAGTAATGTTCTCGATGTTTACTAAGAGAGTAGCAGAAACAAGGAAGGTCCTCGATTCATGTAAAATTCTCGAGATCAACGACGGAGAAGCCGGTATAATAGCATGTATAACTGATAATATTGAGAGCGTGAGGAAATATGTAGAAGCTGTAAGGACCGTTGCTGATAAAGAAGCTGATGTTATGGTAATTTATGATTATCAGATAAACTCCGGGTTTTATTTATAA
- a CDS encoding carboxypeptidase M32, translating into MFENIKGILEEYKKLWAYSYSEALMTWDTETYMPEADASVRGDVFAVFNELEKEVYMRLAGKLEGIEEEKLTDEERGVIRVLRRNIKYYTKIPIEIIKEFTKITNESVVVWRNAKSKSDFKMFSSYLEKIVNLSRQIADYLGYEKEPYDALLDLYEEGFNTADGDKVFERLLPELGDILKKVEEDGYFPKTHELESVPYEAERMKKVNEHVVKMLGMPTDKFRLDISAHPFTIRISGKDVRITTRYEGKDFKATMFSVIHESGHAMYELMVDERLEGTPIASGASTGIHESQSRFWENVIGRSREFVDLIYPTLKDNLPFLSKYDKDEVYRYFNTVKPSLIRVDADEVTYNFHIAVRYEIEKRLINERLKVDEVPSLWNELMSKYLGVTPKDDAEGVLQDIHWSQGSIGYFPTYTLGNIVAGMLYAKITDLYSLVSEAKFDKLRETLRELICKYGATYPPKVLLRRAFGTDYDPEGLIKYLRDKYLAKGKEYA; encoded by the coding sequence ATGTTTGAAAACATAAAGGGCATTTTGGAAGAGTACAAGAAACTGTGGGCTTATAGCTATTCAGAAGCGTTAATGACGTGGGACACAGAGACGTACATGCCAGAAGCTGATGCCTCTGTTAGGGGTGACGTATTCGCCGTATTTAATGAACTTGAAAAGGAAGTGTATATGAGACTTGCAGGGAAGCTAGAAGGGATTGAGGAAGAAAAGTTAACAGACGAAGAGAGGGGAGTAATAAGGGTATTGAGAAGGAACATTAAATATTATACTAAAATTCCAATAGAAATAATAAAAGAATTTACTAAGATCACTAATGAGAGCGTAGTAGTGTGGAGAAATGCAAAGTCTAAGTCAGATTTCAAGATGTTTTCGTCGTACTTAGAGAAGATCGTTAACTTATCTAGGCAGATAGCTGATTACTTGGGTTACGAAAAAGAGCCCTACGATGCTTTACTGGATTTGTATGAAGAGGGGTTCAATACAGCTGACGGTGATAAGGTCTTCGAAAGATTACTACCCGAGCTAGGGGATATCCTAAAGAAGGTAGAAGAGGACGGCTATTTCCCTAAGACTCATGAACTTGAAAGCGTGCCTTATGAGGCTGAGAGGATGAAAAAGGTAAACGAGCATGTTGTAAAGATGTTGGGTATGCCAACTGATAAGTTTAGGCTTGATATCTCCGCCCACCCCTTCACGATTAGGATATCAGGGAAAGACGTTAGGATAACCACCAGATACGAAGGAAAGGACTTCAAGGCTACGATGTTCTCTGTAATACATGAAAGCGGACATGCAATGTATGAACTGATGGTCGACGAGAGACTTGAAGGTACACCGATAGCCTCTGGGGCTTCTACGGGCATCCACGAGTCACAGTCCAGGTTTTGGGAAAACGTCATAGGTAGGAGCAGAGAGTTTGTGGATTTAATATATCCCACACTGAAGGACAACTTACCTTTCTTAAGTAAGTATGATAAAGATGAAGTTTATCGGTACTTTAACACGGTAAAACCCAGTTTAATAAGGGTAGACGCAGATGAAGTTACATATAATTTCCATATTGCTGTTCGTTATGAAATAGAGAAGAGGTTAATAAACGAGAGGCTAAAGGTAGACGAAGTACCGTCTTTGTGGAACGAGTTAATGAGTAAGTATTTAGGGGTAACTCCCAAAGACGATGCAGAGGGTGTCCTGCAGGACATACACTGGTCTCAAGGTTCTATAGGTTATTTTCCCACATACACTCTGGGGAATATTGTTGCGGGTATGCTGTACGCAAAGATTACTGACCTTTACTCACTGGTATCTGAGGCTAAATTCGATAAACTCAGAGAGACTTTAAGGGAATTAATATGTAAATACGGTGCGACGTACCCGCCCAAAGTCCTGCTAAGGAGAGCTTTCGGGACGGATTACGACCCAGAAGGGTTAATAAAGTACTTGAGGGATAAGTATCTAGCAAAGGGAAAAGAATACGCTTAA
- a CDS encoding MMPL family transporter gives MFEALGKFVASKWYAVIALWAIVLIISAPLSGLFLKSVNYQVTISVPGSTSAKAEHIVSHYFNLSGASGSNAIIIVRGNSTPFAGYFANLTSYGNISITNYYSIEKDLLNKTFYSVSKEVNNLTVSLQNISNKEANVSNYLAEERVNITSDVENLIKLHNGTVEVEKEFVNTSSTINKTTVELLALHKDMLSNYSTFTEIHKEELTLNQTAYNISKFLYLPILIFLKYWTAYYNLTHNVTASNEYAYSKTYPLLSGKELDYFYLFYQKWENSQPLPDPYSVAQLDIENISNKIFNSSQLYVINFMFKYVNLTNFDKSASEEIFTINFFNVTYKVPFPLAKSLLFEEPLQVLITLYSEKTGLPESLLESVFYSTQANISKISLELLLSKANSTNEREFIKCVYENLSQTPQNFAVNYVSLHLNVSQSTVKEALTLNSTQSAVSYVAQKISNKTGLSNWFIESLYYEGNVSNLSAYLISLHLTELDKLLNASNLTARQLALELLNASNARPLAISLIVNYINSSSPIVLLNKTLLKYDLLNNYSYYSVLISGKYPVYLNITNELYSNDTLLLFLKGNFTYDEAKDLENLIYTNTHLKVVLTGAEPISEQLKDVAAVAYSTAIPVGIFLAILLAGIYFRSFIAAFMPLTIYISAFFVSSVFLYIVVIKLLHIAISFLVPSEVLLLSLGLGTDYVVFIASRYVEEREKGVSPRDAVYEAVRWGGRAVTITALIVMVSFLFIYVYDIPFFSDTAISDMLSVIIIWLASITLFPSILRAVGDKLFFPRRLNKAGKEKAKAISHPGRVVGIISALVIIAAVFASFTPLTLNVLALLPQSQATEGVSFLSSHFTSANVFPIYVVIPYNSTNGFTQSTYGYTVDLYKELTNIYGVTAVYSPVSPYGYLVNYTELKAYNYTQYLSHGYILFVVNQKYQPFSLQAFGVVKQVLHVIGNRGYVGGGPVDSFNIYNFVQSDFFIIVGEIAVTMFILLLIMTRSLSISAVIIYVIMSAVAITLGLERLVFNFLLGYSIFAVVPIFLVAIIIGIGMDYNIFLVARIHEELEKGKDMSEAIATSVGTLRLTIAFLGLIFAGTLGSLMLVNASILQELGFAFAVAAILETSVLWAYLAPSLMLILYRKFKIRPKLIV, from the coding sequence ATGTTTGAGGCTCTGGGTAAATTCGTTGCTAGTAAATGGTACGCAGTAATAGCTTTATGGGCTATAGTCCTTATCATTTCAGCACCATTATCTGGGCTATTCCTGAAGTCGGTTAATTACCAAGTCACCATCTCAGTCCCTGGTAGCACATCTGCTAAGGCTGAGCATATCGTCAGCCACTACTTTAACTTAAGCGGTGCATCTGGTTCTAACGCAATAATAATAGTTAGGGGTAATTCGACACCTTTTGCGGGTTACTTTGCAAACTTAACATCATATGGAAATATTTCAATAACTAATTACTACTCTATAGAGAAAGACCTCCTCAATAAGACGTTTTACTCTGTTTCGAAGGAAGTAAATAACCTTACTGTGTCACTGCAAAACATTTCCAACAAAGAGGCAAATGTTTCAAACTATTTGGCTGAGGAAAGAGTTAATATTACTTCTGATGTGGAGAACCTCATCAAGTTACATAATGGCACAGTAGAAGTAGAGAAAGAGTTCGTCAATACCTCTAGTACTATTAACAAGACTACCGTTGAATTACTTGCACTCCATAAGGACATGTTGAGTAACTATTCGACTTTCACAGAGATCCACAAGGAAGAGCTAACACTTAACCAGACAGCCTATAATATATCTAAGTTCCTTTACTTACCTATACTTATATTTTTAAAATACTGGACGGCGTACTATAACTTGACTCATAACGTAACAGCTTCAAACGAATATGCGTATTCCAAAACATATCCGTTATTAAGTGGCAAAGAGCTGGATTACTTTTACTTATTTTACCAAAAATGGGAAAACTCTCAGCCTTTACCCGACCCTTACTCAGTAGCTCAATTGGATATTGAAAATATCAGTAATAAAATTTTCAATTCGTCTCAGTTATATGTGATTAATTTCATGTTTAAGTATGTTAACCTAACTAATTTCGATAAGTCTGCTAGTGAAGAGATATTTACAATTAATTTCTTTAACGTGACATATAAAGTCCCGTTTCCACTAGCTAAATCACTCCTTTTTGAAGAACCGCTACAAGTCCTCATAACCCTATATAGCGAAAAAACCGGTCTACCGGAAAGCCTTTTAGAATCCGTCTTCTACTCTACTCAAGCTAACATCAGTAAAATCTCCTTAGAGCTTTTGCTTTCAAAGGCTAATTCGACGAATGAAAGAGAGTTTATTAAATGTGTTTATGAAAACTTGTCTCAGACGCCACAGAATTTCGCTGTTAACTATGTTAGCCTTCACTTGAACGTTAGCCAAAGTACAGTGAAAGAGGCATTGACGCTAAACTCTACTCAGAGTGCTGTCTCCTATGTAGCACAAAAGATATCAAATAAAACGGGACTGTCTAACTGGTTCATTGAATCTCTTTACTATGAGGGGAATGTAAGTAACCTCTCCGCGTACCTTATATCCCTCCACCTTACCGAGCTTGATAAGCTCCTTAATGCCAGCAACTTAACCGCAAGACAGCTAGCCCTTGAGTTACTTAACGCCAGTAACGCTAGACCATTGGCAATATCCTTAATTGTTAACTACATAAACTCTTCCTCTCCAATAGTCTTACTGAACAAGACGTTGCTAAAGTATGATTTGCTCAATAATTACTCTTACTATTCCGTCTTAATTTCCGGCAAATACCCGGTTTATTTAAATATTACTAATGAACTATATTCTAATGATACTCTGCTTTTATTCCTTAAGGGTAATTTCACTTATGATGAAGCCAAAGACCTGGAAAACTTAATTTACACTAATACTCACCTCAAAGTCGTCTTGACCGGTGCTGAACCAATTTCTGAGCAGTTAAAAGACGTTGCTGCTGTAGCCTATTCCACAGCAATACCAGTAGGTATATTCTTAGCCATCTTATTGGCAGGAATATACTTCAGGTCATTTATCGCGGCGTTCATGCCCTTAACGATATACATATCAGCGTTTTTCGTATCTTCAGTGTTCCTTTACATCGTAGTAATTAAGTTACTGCACATTGCTATAAGTTTCTTAGTACCCAGCGAAGTCCTCTTACTTTCTCTTGGGCTCGGGACTGACTACGTCGTGTTCATTGCAAGTAGATATGTTGAAGAGAGGGAGAAAGGTGTTTCCCCTAGAGACGCAGTGTACGAGGCTGTGAGGTGGGGAGGTAGGGCTGTTACAATAACTGCTCTGATCGTAATGGTGTCATTCTTGTTCATTTACGTGTACGACATCCCATTCTTCTCCGACACTGCAATATCTGATATGTTGAGCGTAATTATCATTTGGCTAGCTTCAATAACACTATTCCCTTCAATTCTCAGGGCAGTGGGTGATAAGCTGTTCTTCCCCAGAAGGTTGAACAAGGCAGGGAAAGAGAAAGCAAAGGCTATAAGCCACCCTGGGAGGGTAGTGGGTATTATATCGGCCTTGGTCATCATAGCGGCTGTTTTCGCGTCCTTTACTCCTCTGACCCTGAACGTTTTGGCACTACTCCCTCAGTCCCAAGCCACTGAAGGCGTAAGCTTCCTGAGCTCGCATTTTACCTCAGCAAATGTGTTCCCGATTTACGTAGTTATACCCTATAACTCAACTAACGGGTTCACCCAAAGTACCTATGGGTACACAGTTGATCTCTACAAAGAGCTAACTAATATCTATGGTGTTACCGCAGTGTACTCGCCAGTATCTCCATATGGATATCTAGTAAACTACACTGAGCTCAAGGCTTATAACTATACACAGTATTTATCTCACGGCTATATCCTCTTTGTTGTAAACCAAAAATACCAACCGTTCTCGTTACAAGCTTTTGGGGTGGTTAAGCAGGTACTCCATGTCATAGGTAACAGAGGGTACGTAGGTGGAGGTCCGGTAGACTCCTTCAACATATACAACTTTGTCCAGTCTGACTTCTTTATAATAGTAGGAGAGATAGCTGTTACTATGTTTATTTTACTCCTTATAATGACGAGAAGTCTATCAATATCTGCTGTCATAATTTATGTTATAATGTCTGCCGTTGCGATAACTTTAGGTCTTGAAAGGTTAGTATTTAACTTCTTACTAGGATATTCAATATTTGCCGTAGTACCGATTTTCCTCGTTGCTATAATAATAGGTATAGGGATGGACTATAACATCTTCCTCGTGGCAAGGATCCATGAGGAATTAGAAAAAGGCAAGGATATGAGTGAAGCAATAGCGACTTCAGTTGGAACTCTGAGGCTTACGATCGCATTCTTAGGCCTAATCTTTGCTGGGACACTGGGCTCATTAATGCTGGTAAATGCTTCGATACTCCAAGAACTCGGCTTCGCATTCGCTGTTGCCGCAATACTAGAGACTAGTGTATTATGGGCTTATTTAGCACCGTCACTGATGCTGATCTTGTATAGGAAGTTCAAGATTAGGCCAAAGCTCATTGTTTAA
- a CDS encoding class I SAM-dependent methyltransferase: MEIFTDPDGYAKWYRIHDKVYESERRLVSSFKLNNCLDVGSGPAIFHETISGNKVSLDLSIFMLTSIPENEDRVQGDALNLPFRENAFECVFSSVTVCFIDDPKRFVKELKRVTKKRIVICYIPRDSPFGKYYEELGKKGHKYYSQAHFISREDLYHALQSEDMKINLVRSTLFQMEEKIDEVNDTDSGSFVCVEAVKQ; this comes from the coding sequence GTGGAGATCTTTACTGATCCTGATGGTTATGCTAAGTGGTATAGAATTCACGACAAGGTCTATGAAAGTGAGAGAAGGCTAGTTTCTTCCTTTAAGCTCAACAATTGCTTAGATGTAGGCTCGGGTCCTGCTATATTCCATGAAACTATTTCCGGGAATAAGGTTTCCTTAGATCTGTCAATTTTCATGCTTACGAGTATCCCTGAAAATGAGGACAGAGTACAAGGTGACGCGCTAAATTTGCCCTTCAGGGAAAACGCCTTCGAGTGTGTATTTTCATCAGTAACTGTGTGCTTCATAGACGACCCTAAAAGGTTTGTGAAGGAGTTAAAGAGAGTTACTAAGAAGAGAATAGTCATATGTTATATACCTAGAGATTCTCCCTTCGGGAAGTATTACGAGGAACTAGGTAAAAAAGGGCATAAGTACTATTCGCAAGCCCATTTTATAAGTAGGGAAGATCTCTATCACGCCCTACAATCTGAAGATATGAAAATAAACCTCGTCCGATCCACACTATTCCAAATGGAAGAAAAAATAGATGAAGTGAATGATACGGACTCCGGGTCTTTCGTATGCGTTGAAGCGGTTAAACAATGA
- a CDS encoding ABC1 kinase family protein, which produces MVLKTIRVGLRLLPHVLKLRDYRLKTLRGEKVDEGQMYKDAEKFLNVIVSLGPAFIKFGQVLSVHSDILPEPYLKVLSKLQDDVPPAPWEEVVKILKEDLGDRFYEFEINTKPISSASIGQVYIAKRRSDGKVVVIKVNRPRIKEIAEEDIKIMKALLPYTKYLMDESFYESLRAIVNDFSKRIFEEMDFTREEFYMRKIREELADFPDIVIPVPYFSTKRVLVMEYVKGYKVTSAEAKKIVKPDELAYRIFKAFMIMLLEKDYFHADPHPGNLAVDEKGNLIIYDFGMVGRMDHETRLRLLRAYVALIKLDGIGLVKVLEELGAIQPEADREILAKGIELFLQQFQGVTAETLEVEQFLEAANEVFYRFPLKLPEKLSLYIRMTSILGSTCLQIDPEFNFFLNLQRLIEEEGLVFQAMLSDMRNTVSAAIRKFRLSILEKPIVITKNKNRVYERILSISLIVVGIIYYLLTKDSTIALLIGILALIVSLSRGSGFIEFS; this is translated from the coding sequence ATTGTGCTGAAGACCATCAGAGTAGGACTTAGGTTATTGCCCCATGTACTTAAGCTCAGGGACTACCGTCTAAAGACGTTGAGGGGAGAAAAAGTAGATGAAGGACAAATGTATAAAGATGCTGAAAAATTCCTTAACGTTATTGTATCCTTGGGTCCTGCTTTTATAAAATTCGGACAAGTCCTCTCTGTCCATTCCGATATTTTACCTGAGCCTTACCTAAAGGTCCTGTCCAAGCTTCAGGACGATGTACCCCCGGCTCCATGGGAAGAAGTGGTCAAAATATTGAAAGAAGATTTAGGCGATAGATTTTATGAGTTCGAAATTAATACAAAACCTATATCGTCAGCAAGTATAGGGCAAGTATATATAGCAAAAAGAAGAAGTGACGGTAAAGTCGTAGTCATTAAAGTGAACAGACCTAGGATAAAGGAGATCGCTGAAGAGGATATAAAGATAATGAAAGCGTTACTCCCCTATACTAAATACCTTATGGACGAGTCTTTTTATGAGAGTTTAAGGGCTATAGTAAATGACTTTAGTAAAAGGATTTTTGAAGAAATGGACTTTACAAGAGAGGAATTTTATATGAGAAAAATAAGAGAAGAACTAGCAGACTTCCCTGATATAGTTATACCAGTCCCTTATTTTTCCACAAAAAGAGTCCTTGTTATGGAGTATGTTAAAGGGTATAAGGTAACATCAGCAGAAGCTAAGAAGATAGTTAAGCCAGATGAACTAGCTTACAGGATTTTTAAGGCATTTATGATAATGCTTCTTGAAAAAGACTACTTTCATGCCGACCCGCACCCTGGGAACCTAGCTGTTGACGAGAAAGGGAACCTAATCATCTATGACTTCGGAATGGTAGGGAGGATGGATCATGAGACCAGGCTCAGGTTATTACGTGCATACGTAGCGCTTATAAAATTAGACGGTATAGGACTGGTTAAAGTATTAGAAGAGCTGGGTGCTATACAGCCTGAGGCTGATAGGGAGATTTTAGCTAAAGGGATAGAACTATTCCTACAACAGTTTCAAGGTGTCACGGCCGAAACGCTTGAAGTAGAGCAATTCCTTGAGGCTGCAAATGAGGTATTTTATAGGTTTCCCCTTAAGCTCCCTGAAAAACTCAGCTTATATATAAGGATGACCTCAATTCTAGGTAGTACTTGTCTTCAAATCGATCCAGAGTTTAACTTTTTCCTTAACTTACAGAGGTTAATAGAGGAGGAGGGTTTAGTATTTCAAGCTATGCTGAGTGACATGAGAAACACTGTGAGCGCTGCCATAAGAAAATTTAGGTTATCAATACTAGAAAAACCTATAGTAATTACAAAAAATAAAAATAGAGTATATGAGCGAATCCTATCAATATCCCTAATAGTGGTCGGGATAATATATTATCTCTTAACTAAGGATTCAACTATAGCTTTATTAATAGGGATCCTAGCCCTAATTGTATCACTAAGTAGGGGTTCGGGCTTCATTGAATTTTCGTGA
- the hsp14 gene encoding archaeal heat shock protein Hsp14: protein MSFSYFIGKELGKRAEELSRSVFEIVYPPVDVYEEGGYLIVVADLAGFNKDKIKARITGQNELIIEAERDITEPGIKYVTQRPKYVRKVVKLPVNPAKDAEITGKYENGVLTIRIPISGTASVKIE from the coding sequence ATGAGTTTCTCCTATTTTATAGGTAAAGAGTTAGGAAAAAGAGCAGAAGAACTGAGCAGGAGCGTTTTTGAGATAGTCTATCCACCGGTCGATGTTTACGAGGAAGGTGGATATTTAATAGTTGTTGCTGATTTAGCGGGTTTCAACAAAGATAAAATAAAAGCTAGAATAACTGGGCAAAACGAGCTGATAATAGAAGCTGAAAGAGATATTACCGAACCCGGAATAAAATATGTGACCCAACGTCCTAAATACGTTAGAAAGGTAGTGAAATTACCCGTTAATCCTGCTAAAGATGCTGAGATAACAGGCAAGTATGAGAACGGAGTATTGACTATTAGGATTCCCATCTCTGGTACAGCTAGTGTAAAAATAGAATAA